ATTGAGATTATTGACTTTTTATAATATTGACTTTGATTTCGGAATTAAGAGTTCCGATTTATTGGCGGCGGGAGGGCCGGGGATTGTCTAAATGTCTGTTTTTTTTATATTTTGGAGATCGGAACCAATAATTCCGATAAACCGATAACAGGAACCTTGAGTTCTCTTTTTAAACGGGTCACTGATTATTCTTGAAGTCCCTCTTTTCAAGTCCGTATTTTTTCATCAGCTTGTTGAGCTGCCTCGTGGTTATTCCGGCGGCCTGAGCCGTCCTGTCTATCCTGCCGTGCATCAACCGAAGCATCCGCATAAGGTACTGCCTCTCCAGCTCCTCGACGCCCTTTTTACGCGCTTCAGAGAGCGTCATCGTCGATTCATCATCATTCATCTGATGGAGCGAATTCGCCGGGAGGAGTTCATGGGGTATATGCTTTGTCTCTATGATGGATGATTTTTCCAACAGATAGGCCCGCTCAATTATGTTTTCCAGCTCCCGGATATTGCCGGGCCATAGATAGTTATCGAAGGCCTCCAAGACGGCGGGATGAATGGCCTTGATCTGTTTCATGTAAAACTTGTTCAATCTCTTTAGAGTAACATCCACCAGAAATGGGATGTCCTCCTTGCGCTCCCTCAAGGGCAGTACCTCGATCGGGAAGACGTTCAGCCGGTAGTAGAGGTCAGTTCGGAAATTTCCCTCGTCGCACATAACCTTCAGGTCGGTATTCGTAGCGGCGATCACGCGGGCGTTCGTATGGATGTCCACTTCGCTCCCGATCCTGCTGAAGGTCCCGTCCTGCAGGACCTCGAGCAGCTTGATTTGAACCGAGGGAGGGATCGTGCTGATCTCGTCGAGAAAGATCGTCCCCTCGTTGGCGATCTCAAATTTGCCGAGCTTTCTTCGCTCCGCTCCGGTAAAAGCCCCCTTCTCGTGGCCGAAAAGCTCGCTCTCGACCAGCGTCTCGGGCACGGCGCCGAGGTGGACGCTGATAAAGGGGCCGCTTCTGCGGTTGCTGTGCTGGTGGATCAGCCGCGCAAGAATACTCTTCCCCGTGCCTGTCTCGCCTATCAACAGCACGGTGCTCTTTGTGGGAGAAACCGCCCGCACCTTTTCGTAGACCTTCTGCATCTCCACACACTTGGTCTGTATCGTCTCGAGCGCCTCGGATTCCCAGAACCGTCCCCTGAGATAGTCGAGTTCAAGCTTTACCTTGATCGATTCGTAGACGTTCTGAGTTACGAATCTCACCTCTTCCACATCGATCGGATAGGTGATGTAGTTGCTTGCCCCCGCCTTCACAGCCATGACGGCCTCCCTGATCGTTTCAACCGGTGACATGACAACGATCTCCATCGTCGGGTAGACCTGCCAGAACGCCTGGAGCGCGTTATTGTACGAATTGTTTTCCATCAATCCACGAAGGAGTCCGATGTCCACAAAGATGATCTCGTATCTTTTTTTGCGGAGCCTTTCGAGGCACGTCTCTATTGTAGGGACCGATTCAACCTTATATTCGGAAGTAAGGCTCCTTCCGATAACGGACGAATGATCGGAATTCTCGGCCACAACTAGAATCAGCTTCACTCACATCCTCCTAAAAAAGGGCAGTTCAAATTGTATCAAATTCATATCGTATAAAAAAGCAATTTCTTTAATCACCGCTTTCCCCGTTTTCCCTTGACAAACCCCCGTCTCCCCTATATCATGTTTCCTATAAGAATGGGAGGGACATTTGGATTATCGGTGCGGTCATGGAAGCTCCGATAACAATGTTTAAATTGTCAGTATATAACGAACAAGAGAGGCCTTTATTTCGACCGCCGGAGTCGCAATAGAGGTTTTTTTATTCCCCCGATCCGTTCAGATATGTCCCTTATGACAAGACGTGTGTCGCACGGGGTGCAGCAGGCGGCCGGTTTTTCACGCTTGGTGCAAAAGACCACATACGAAAACTCGACCGTGATCACGCCCAAAAAAAATGATAAAAAATGGATGACGAATACTCAATTCCAAGGAGTTTTCTTTTGACAAAGGACAGCGTTATAGAGGACGGCCACCTCCTTTCGTCCGAGGAGGTATTTCGTTTGTTGGGGGCTTCACCTAAGGGTCTCTTACCCGGGGAGGCGGCCGCGCGCCTTGCCCGGTACGGGCCGAACGAGCTGAAGGAGAAGAGGAAAAAGCACCCCTTGATGATGCTTTTTGACCAGTTCAGCGACTTCATGATCATAATCCTCATCGCCGCGGCCGTTATCGCCGGATTTATCGGCGAGGCCTCCGATGCC
The nucleotide sequence above comes from Candidatus Zymogenus saltonus. Encoded proteins:
- a CDS encoding sigma-54-dependent Fis family transcriptional regulator, encoding MKLILVVAENSDHSSVIGRSLTSEYKVESVPTIETCLERLRKKRYEIIFVDIGLLRGLMENNSYNNALQAFWQVYPTMEIVVMSPVETIREAVMAVKAGASNYITYPIDVEEVRFVTQNVYESIKVKLELDYLRGRFWESEALETIQTKCVEMQKVYEKVRAVSPTKSTVLLIGETGTGKSILARLIHQHSNRRSGPFISVHLGAVPETLVESELFGHEKGAFTGAERRKLGKFEIANEGTIFLDEISTIPPSVQIKLLEVLQDGTFSRIGSEVDIHTNARVIAATNTDLKVMCDEGNFRTDLYYRLNVFPIEVLPLRERKEDIPFLVDVTLKRLNKFYMKQIKAIHPAVLEAFDNYLWPGNIRELENIIERAYLLEKSSIIETKHIPHELLPANSLHQMNDDESTMTLSEARKKGVEELERQYLMRMLRLMHGRIDRTAQAAGITTRQLNKLMKKYGLEKRDFKNNQ